The Streptomyces sp. NBC_01497 region GACCGTGAGAGGTTCCGGGCGGGAGCGTCCGAAACGCGTCCACGTCGGCCCGTGAGGCCCCTGCTCCTGGAGAAAGGCGAGAGTGGTGGTCACGACGGGAACGGGGCAGTCATGCGTGACGGCTGCTGCCGCAGCTGATTCAGAGATGCAAGATGAGAAGTGGCCTTGCTTCTCTCTAAATAAAACTTGCCTTGTGAGCAGGTACCGCGTTAGAAAAGCCCTGCCACTCTGCCTGTAGATACGTTCACCTGAACCGTTCGAGGTCGACGAGCTGAGTCAGATCATTCGGAATCGGCAGGCTTCAGCCGCAGGGATAGGCTGTTGATGCAGTATCGCTTGTCCGTTGGGGTTGCGAACCCCTCCCCCTCGAACAACTCTCCAAGATACGACCCGCAACGAGCACATCGAACCACGGGATAGGAGGATCCGCCCCGCTGTACTTGGACCGAGCCGAGGTCCTTAGGGTCGTAGAACGCAGGCCAGCCACAACGAGAGTCGAACTTTTCCTCAGAAGTGAAAAGATCGGCACCGCAGGCCCTGCAAGAGTACACACCATTTTCCTTTGTATCGGTGTACTCTCCCGTAAACGCCGCTTCGTCCGCAGCGCAACGCAACACCCTGTATTCTTCAGGGCTGAGCTCCGCGTGCCACTCGTTGTTTGACTTCTCAATATCGTATGCCATGACTTCAACCCTCCGGGATTTTGACGACGCGGCGGTGGAGGCCCGCCCGTACGGGCAAAGCCAAGTGTCGGAGCCGTATCCTGTGTCGGACGCCCGCCGGAGACTAAGCGAGATATGTCTCAAGAATTCCGAATCCCAAGACAGAATCCGAAGCCGGACGGAACACCTCAGCCACGAGTCCGACGCCCGGATAGCGGCCTCCGCCAACGGCATTTTTGTGCCGAAAGCGGCCTTCGCGCCAGGCTCCTGCCTGGCTTTTGTGCGGCCCGGGAACGACGAGTCGGGTGTCGGCGTCGATGGCGATCTGTTGGTGGTGGACTAGCGGCTGTTAAGTAGCTCATTGGTGGGCCGAGCCTGCGACGCAAGGGACACCAAGCAAGATGGACGCTTGCCGCCGTTCCGGGACCGAGATCCCCGCAGTCAGGTCGGTTGCACCATGCTTCGTTCCTACCCGGCGCGGGACAGGCGGGTGACACCAGGATCAAGGTAGTGGGCTGCGCTCTCGCCAATAAGGCCATTAGGCAGAGGTCCCATCACGCCTTGGCAGCACCCAATCTTTGCGGGGGAAGTGGCACGTGTAACCGTTCGGGTAATTGATGAGGTAATCCTGATGCTCGGGCTCCGCCTCCCAGAAGGGGCCAGCTGGCTCGATCGTCGTCACAGCTTTACCCGGCCATAGACCGGACGCGTCGACATCCGCGATCGCGTCCTTTGCGACCTGCTCCTGCTCAGGCGAGAGGGGGAAGATCGCCGAGCGGTAACTCGCGCCGATGTCGTTTCCCTGGCGGTTCAGGGTCGATGGGTCGTGGATCTGGAAGGAGAACGCCAAGATGTCGCGGTAGGTCGTCTGGGCCGGATCAAAGACGACCTCGACCGCCTCGGCGTGGCCGGGGTGATTGCGGTACGTTGCGTGATCGTTCTCCCCGCCGGTGTACCCGACGCGCGTGTCCAGCACGCCGGGTTGCCGGCGAATGAGGTCCTCCATACCCCAGAAACACCCGCCGGCTAGGACAGCCGTCTCGGTGTCCGGTTGGCGGGTGATCTGTCCGGTGTCGTGAATTCCGCTGGTCATGATAGGCGCTCCTCCCTGTTGATGATTTCGGCCGCTTCGAACGGCGAGCGGTACTCGCCATTTCCCTGTGTCCCGGGCTCGAAGAACGGGACGAAGCGAAGCGAAGCGTGATCGAGCTCATCCAGTCGCTGGTCGCCGGCGTCGGTTTGGCCATATCGAACACGCGCCCAATCCCAGAGTAAGTCGGGAGCCAAAGATCGCAAATTGCCTGCCGTAACGGCGCTGGACTGCGGTCAGAGCCGACATCGTGGGGCTCAACGGTGGCCGTGTCCTTGATCAGAGCATCGACCGGGCCGCCAGACAGCAAGTCGTCGATGGTCCCGAGTGTCGTTGGTCGAATCGCTAAGGGCTGTCCCGTAACTCCCGTGGGCGCTCGACGTCGCCCGTTTCGGTCCGATTCGGAGCGCCTCATACATGGCCGAGAGTGGGACAGATACGGACAAGTCCCGGTCTCGAGGCCAACCTGTTGTCCACCTCAGGCACTTACGGGACAGCCTTAGCTTGATCTTTAACTTGTGCGTCGTGGTCGTGGGGTAGTTGGCTTCGTCTTTTGCCGCTTCGCTGGGTGGTGTCTGGCGGATGTGTGCACGTCGTAGCGTGGCGTGGGCCAGGTGTTCTTCTGGCCTGGTGGCCGTCCGGTGCCTGGGCGGGAGGGTTTCGGTGCGCGGGCTGGGCAGGCGGCTTGTAGGCGGATGTGCCGAAAGTCGCGGCGGACGCGGGCCGGGGTGAGCCTGTCCGGGGAACTCGGCTTCTCCCAGGGGTGGCGGCGGTCGGCGGCCAGGGTGCGGGCCAGTCGCAGTTGGGTGTAGGCGGCCAGAACGAGCCAGGTCCAGCGGTCGGCCGCTTCCGCAGTACGGATCTTGGGGCAGGTCCAGCCGAGGGTCTGATTGAACAGGCGGAACGTGTGCTCGATGTCGAAGCGTCGCAGGTAGGCCTGCCAGAGCCGGTCGGTGTCCGCGGGAGTGGCGTCGGTGCCCGACCACCACAGCCAGACCGGCTTTGGGGTGGCTCCGCTGGGCAGGTGGCTGATGTCCAGACGGATCACTGTGCCTTCGACGATCGGCAGGGTTGCATCGGCTGCCGCCCAGGATGAGCGATGGGTGAGTTTCGGGTGCAGCCGGTCCCAAGAGCGGGCGAGTGCGGTGCCGTAGAGGCGGGTGTGGTTGAGAGTTTCGACGTCTGGTGTGCCCCAGGTGTCGGGCCGGCCGAAGACGAACTCGGCGCGGTGTCGGGGTGGCCGGCCCGTGGTGTGCGGCTGCCGGGTTGGGACGGACCTGGGGCCTTGACCCCGAATCCTGAATACGGGTTATGCGGCTGGTGCCAGCGTAGTTGGTGTGAGGTGGCGGGCGTTCTCGAAGGCGATCGGTGATCGTTGTCCGAGGCGGGAGTGTCGGCGTCGGGTGTTGTAGCGGTGGAGCCATCTGAAGGCGTCGAGTCGGGCCTGGCGTTCGTCGGGCCAGCTCTTTCGTCCCTGCAGTGTCTCGCGTTTGAAGGTCGTGTTGAAGGACTGGGCGAGTGCGTTGTCTGCGCTGGAGCCGACCGCGCTCATGCTTCGTCGGGCCCCTGCTGACCTGCAGGTTTGAGCGAAGGCCCTGCTTGTGTACTGGGCTCCGTGGTCGGTGTGCATGATTGATTCGGCGAGGCTGCCGCGGGTGCGGACCGCCGCGGCAAGGGCGTCGGTGGCGAGGTCCGCGCGCATGTGGTCGGCGATCGCCCAGCCGGCCAGACGGCGTGAGGCGAGGTCGATGACGGTCGCCAGGTAGCAGAATCTCCCGCCGTCGATGGGCAGGTAGGTGATGTCGCCCACGTACTTCGTGCTGGGTTTCTCGGCGCTGAAGTCGCGGCCGATAAGGTCCGGTGCTTTGGCCGCGGCCGGGTCGGGGACGGTGGTGCGGTGCCGGCGTCGCAACCGGACCCCTTCGAGCCCGGACGCCCGCATAATCCTGGCGACGCGTTTGTGGTTGACGGCTTCACTGTTCGTCTCGCGAAGTTCGGCGGTGATCCGTGGGGCTCCGTAGGTGCCGTCCGATTCCTGGTGCACCGCCCGTATCCGGGCGGCCAGCCTCGCATCGCCGCCTGCCGGGCGGCCCGGTCCGCGGCTGTCCGGCGCCAGTAGTAAAGGCTCGAGCGGCTCACGCCGAGGATGCTGCACAGCCGCTTCACGCCGTAGCGGCGGTGGAGGTCGGCGACGCACTGGAAGCGGTTCACCAGCGCGTCTCCCCGGCGAAATACTTCGCCGCTTTGCGGAGGATCTCGCGTTCCTCCTCCAGCTCGCGGATCTTCTTCCGCAGAGCCGCGTTCTCCGCTTCCAGCGGGGCCGGCGGCTGGGCCGGTTCCTGCGTCCGGCGTCCCCGCGGACGGCTTGCTCCGGCAACCCTCACCCAGTTCCGCAAGGTCTCTGGATTGATCCCCGGATCGGCGGCGACCGACCTGATCGTCGCGTCGGGCCGCGACTCGTACAGCGCGACCGCGTCCGCCTTGAACCCCGGCGGGCAGTTCTTCATGACCACGAGATGTCCGTTCTCAGATCCGCAGGATCCAGTGTCTCGTGTGTCCAACATCAGGGGTCAAGGCCCTCTCGGTGTTCACCCCGAGATCACCGGCGACCGACTTAATCGTCGCTCCCGGCCTCGACCGGTACAACGCGACTGCGTCCGCCTTGAACTCGGCGGGATAGTGCTTCATCCCCACGGGGACTCCGTTCTCCTGGACCGACAAGATCCAAGTCTCTCCGGTGTCCAAGATTTGGGGTCAAGGCCCCTGCTCTACGCCCGCACCTGGACCTCCGAAGCGGAGCGGACCCGGGCGATCGCGGTCTGGAACGTCCACCACAACTACCACCGGCCGCACACCACCGCAGGGAACCGTCCTCCTGCCTCACGCCTCCCCATGAGCGTCACAAACGTCACGGTCAGCAACATCTAGACGGCCTGTTGACGTTGCCTGGCAAGCCACTTGCCGATGTTCATTCCGCACACGGTGACGCCGGGCAGGACGTCGGCCCCTTCTCCGGCGGCGACCAGCTCGTGCAGGGCGGCGTAGT contains the following coding sequences:
- the msrB gene encoding peptide-methionine (R)-S-oxide reductase MsrB, translated to MAYDIEKSNNEWHAELSPEEYRVLRCAADEAAFTGEYTDTKENGVYSCRACGADLFTSEEKFDSRCGWPAFYDPKDLGSVQVQRGGSSYPVVRCARCGSYLGELFEGEGFATPTDKRYCINSLSLRLKPADSE
- the msrA gene encoding peptide-methionine (S)-S-oxide reductase MsrA, encoding MTSGIHDTGQITRQPDTETAVLAGGCFWGMEDLIRRQPGVLDTRVGYTGGENDHATYRNHPGHAEAVEVVFDPAQTTYRDILAFSFQIHDPSTLNRQGNDIGASYRSAIFPLSPEQEQVAKDAIADVDASGLWPGKAVTTIEPAGPFWEAEPEHQDYLINYPNGYTCHFPRKDWVLPRRDGTSA
- a CDS encoding transposase, which encodes MKHYPAEFKADAVALYRSRPGATIKSVAGDLGVNTERALTPDVGHTRHWILRI
- a CDS encoding helicase associated domain-containing protein; protein product: MSNLRRSIALDDQAEWKTALEAVDEHRNPAWPAEWQRHYAALHELVAAGEGADVLPGVTVCGMNIGKWLARQRQQAV